A single genomic interval of Prunus dulcis chromosome 5, ALMONDv2, whole genome shotgun sequence harbors:
- the LOC117627917 gene encoding U-box domain-containing protein 21-like codes for MVLGWTRRRTGHGTKKKQPRDLDMEALIPNHFLCPISLDLMKDPVTLSSGITYDRQSIDTWLEAGNFTCPVTNQVLRNFDQIPNHSLRRMIQEWCTQNKHYGIERVPTPRIPVLPMEVSEILFSIGASARRLDQHGCLECVHKIKKWGAESERNKRCISENGTASVLAGAFDSFATDCIKRNATVCEEILSALSWMLPAFDEEAHKYLGSQASLHGMVWFLKMSDDLSVKQNAILALKELLACHDRNKHVDALAEIGGVNEVLFDFIREKISPTITKASLMVVFYLVSSSSSSSSSSKSSEKIKSAFLEMGLVSILLEILVDSERGICERALGVLDSLCDFQDGREKAYANALTIPVLVKKILRVSEMATEYSISAIWKLCKCASSQEERVLVEALQVGTFQKLLLVLQVRCGDDNTKEKTTELLKLLNPYRAGLECIESVDFKNIRRSF; via the coding sequence ATGGTTTTAGGGTGGACAAGAAGGAGAACAGGCCACGGCACCAAGAAAAAGCAGCCCCGGGACCTAGACATGGAAGCCCTCATCCCAAACCACTTCCTGTGCCCAATATCGCTGGACCTGATGAAGGATCCGGTTACATTGTCATCCGGAATAACCTACGATCGACAGAGTATTGACACGTGGCTCGAAGCCGGGAATTTCACTTGCCCGGTAACAAATCAGGTGCTGAGAAACTTTGATCAGATTCCCAACCATAGTCTCAGAAGAATGATTCAAGAGTGGTGCACTCAAAACAAGCACTATGGCATCGAACGTGTCCCAACACCCAGAATTCCTGTCTTGCCAATGGAGGTCTCTGAGATTCTTTTCAGCATCGGAGCCTCTGCTAGACGTTTGGATCAACATGGCTGCTTAGAATGTGTGCACAAAATCAAGAAGTGGGGAGCTGAGAGCGAACGCAACAAGCGGTGCATCTCGGAGAATGGGACGGCCTCTGTTCTAGCTGGTGCCTTTGATTCTTTTGCAACTGATTGCATAAAGAGAAATGCCACCGTTTGTGAAGAGATATTGTCTGCGCTGAGTTGGATGCTTCCAGCTTTCGATGAGGAAGCCCACAAATACTTGGGGTCTCAGGCTTCGTTGCACGGCATGGTTTGGTTTCTCAAGATGAGTGATGATCTTTCAGTAAAGCAAAATGCTATTTTAGCATTGAAAGAGCTTCTTGCTTGCCATGACCGGAATAAACATGTTGATGCGTTGGCGGAGATTGGTGGAGTGAATGAGGTACTTTTCGACTTCATCAGAGAGAAAATTTCTCCGACGATTACCAAGGCTTCTCTGATGGTGGTCTTCTACTTggtttcatcatcatcatcatcatcttcttcttctaaatcTAGTGAGAAGATCAAATCAGCATTTCTGGAGATGGGTTTAGTTTCCATATTGTTGGAAATTCTTGTCGACTCTGAAAGGGGCATATGTGAGAGGGCTTTGGGTGTTTTGGATAGTCTTTGCGATTTCCAAGATGGGAGGGAAAAGGCCTATGCTAATGCTCTCACTATACCTGTCTTGGTCAAGAAGATTTTGAGGGTATCAGAAATGGCGACTGAGTATTCAATTTCTGCTATTTGGAAGCTGTGCAAGTGTGCAAGCAGTCAAGAAGAAAGAGTTCTTGTTGAGGCCCTTCAAGTTGGTACATTTCAGAAGCTCCTGTTAGTTTTACAGGTTCGTTGCGGTGATGACAACACAAAGGAGAAGACAACTGAGCTTTTGAAACTCCTGAATCCTTACAGAGCTGGGTTGGAATGCATTGAGTCTGTAGATTTCAAGAACATTAGAAGGTCATTTTGA
- the LOC117628080 gene encoding uncharacterized protein LOC117628080 gives MALQWMILTYVVAAEAALAFILTLPAPKLLKNQFVSLVSLILQPALFIVPFAGFQLLDIYWKNEHRLSCTSEICTAAERDRYEKSIYKAQRNVILCASACLLYWCLVRICKYYKDIQNLEEVEKRCKEE, from the exons ATGGCGTTGCAGTGGATGATACTGACGTACGTGGTGGCAGCAGAGGCAGCCTTGGCCTTCATCTTAACCCTTCCTGCTCCCAAGCTCTTGAAGAATCAATTCGTGTCGTTGGTCTCTCTCATCCTCCAACCTGCCCTCTTTATCGTTCCATTCGCCGGCTTTCAGCTCCTtg ATATATATTGGAAGAATGAGCACCGCCTGTCCTGCACCTCTGAGATCTGCACCGCTGCTGAGCGTGACCGCTATGAGAAATCC ATCTACAAGGCTCAAAGGAATGTAATTCTTTGCGCTTCAGCATGTCTGCTTTACTG GTGTCTTGTTCGCATATGCAAATATTACAAGGACATTCAGAATTTGGAAGAAGTTGAGAAGAGGTGCAAGGAGGAGTAG